The DNA window AAGAGAACACGGCTGCCCTGATCGACCAGAGCCTCCACGAAGTCACCCTCCGCAAAGGGACGAACTCTCTGCTGATCAAGGTCGGGCAGAATGTCAGGGGATGGGAGATTATGGCTCGACTCCTGCCGCCCGACCTGAAGAAGCCGCTGCTTGTGATCCGCGCCGAGAATTCTCCGAACCCCGCCAAGTTGCCGCCGATCCGGGTCGAACTCCTCGACCGTCAGCAACGCGTCCGGGCTGTGCATTACACCAGCGGCGGTCGCCCGGGATCACGAGCTTCCGGACAGGATGCCTACTATCCGTTGTACGCGAAAGAACCAACACCACCGCCGGCCTTCGTGCGCTACGTGGTCGAAGAAGAGGGGTATGCACCGACGCCCCAGACTGTTTCCTGGGAACAGGCTCGTAACAAAGAGACGCGACTGCGGATGATGTCCGACCGTCCGCTCGAACTTGTCGTTGTCGATCGTAAGTCCGGGGAACCGCTGCAGAACGCCCAGGTCTGGATGAGAGACAAACTGCTTGAGCCGGCCAGCGATGCTTCCGGAAAAATCGCCCTGCCGAAGCTCGATCCGATCGATCACCAGTGCTGGGTCGTGGCCCGGGGCTACGCTGTGGAGCGCGTGGGATTGAAATGGCCCCGGACAATCCAGCGGGTCGAATTGCAACCGGGAGGGAAGTCGCTGAAAGGCCGGGCACTTGAGCCGTCTGGCGAACCGGTCGCCGGAGTGAAGGTGACCTCCAATACCTCCGAGGGCTATTCGCCCACAGTCGTGACTAACGAACGGGGCGAGTACGAACTGTTCGGTCTTCCACAGTCGTTGACCTCTATCCGCCCCGGTTTCGAGGCACAAGGGTACATTCCGTTCCCCTACACTCAGGTGGATCTCACCGAAGCGGAAACTACGTACGATGCAATTCTGAATCCGGGGGCGACGATCAAAGGCGTCGTTACACACCAGAAGACCGGACAACCGCTCGCGAACGTGCATTTGGCTGTCGGTGAGGATCGTTTTGGATCGAACCGTTCAATCGAGGCGACCACCGATGCTCAGGGACGATACACGCTTTACGGCGTTCCCACGGGAAGTTGCGTTGTTCACGCGGTCAGTCCGGAACATGCCCCGGAGGTCAAGACGACGGTGGCGAAGCAGGGGGAAGCAGCCTCGCTCGACTTCCAGTTGATCGAAGGCAAACCGGTCACCGGCCGAGTCGTCGACATCGCTGGCAAGCCGCTCTCCAATGTCTGGATTGTCACTGATACCTGGAGCAGCTATCGCGTCTTCAATCGCCAGGCCCGAACCGACGCCGACGGCAATTTCACGCTGCCGCACATGCCGGACAGTCCGGCAGAGACCGACATTCTCAAGCAGGGCTATATCAGCGTCCGCAATCACGTTTTCCGGGGCGGGGACACCGCTACGATCGAATTGAAGCCCGAGGTCGTTTACACGATCAACATCAGAGATGCTTCCAACGACGGCGTCATCGCGGGGCTCAACATCTCGATCGGAAGGCTCTGGTCCGGAAACCCGGAGTATCACTGGAGCAGCAGCGAATGGGAGACTTCCCGGAACTACAACGCCGGCACCGGAACGTTCACCGTCACCATCGATGAACCCGAGCAGGCTGAGGTGGCTTACCGGTTTCGCGCACCGGGCTATCAGGATAAAGTATTTCAGCTGCCGAGTGAGCATAAAGAATCTCGGAAGATCGACATCGAACTCGAGAAGGCGGAACTCTTTGCGGGACGTATTGTGGAAGCCGAGTCTGATCATCCGATTGTCGGGGCCAGAATCTGCCTGGTGACACCGTCGGACAAGTTTCGAACCGATTATTATGTGAGTTACCGGAGCGCCTGGGAGTACCTCGATAACGGGCAATACTCCGGCGTCGTACAGACAAGCGACAATCGCGGCGAGTTCCATCTGACACCGCCCGAGCATCCGGAAACTGCCTTGCTGGTTACTCGTCAGGATGGGGCCTTCCACTTCGTGCCCCGACTCAAGGCCCTGATCGCCGCTCATGAGCAGGGCGATCAACGCCTGGTCATTCCGATGCCGGAACCGGCGTCCCTCGACGGACAGATTTTGATCGGAAATGAACCTCTGATCGGTGGTCAGGTGAAAGTGCACTGGGAGTATCCCGCTTCGTTCCCTCCCGAACTGCGCGAGATGTTCGGCGTCGGTGGCCAGGTGAAAACCGACGGCGAAGGACGGTTCAGTTTTCCCGCTCTCGGCGTCGGGCGCTATGCGGTCCAGCGGGTATTCAGTCACCACATCGGACGGTATTCGACATCACAGTATCTCGAATCCACTCACGTGGAGCTGACAGCCGGGCAGAAGGCGCAGATTACGCTCAACCGCCCGCCCGGCATCACAGTTCGTGGTCGCACGCTGACAACGGATGGCGATCCTCTCGACCACAGCCTGATCTCGGTCTCAGGCGTCAACGATCGTTACATCACAATCGAGATGGCTAACTCCGACGGGAACGGACACTTCGAGATTCCGCACCTGGCGGCCGGTCGGTATCGGTTTAATGCCACGCATTACGCACCCGGCAGTTCGATGAAAGCCGACTACACTGGAATCGCAGTGGCCGACCTCGAGTCTGGTCGGGCCGAGGATCCGATTGTGATCGATATGAAACCGATCAGCGTCAGCGGGTCGAAACAAAGGGTCACCAACAAGTCGTTGACGGGTACGTTGCCACACGCCGTCAACCTTCCAGCTGCGGACACGGCTGAAGCATT is part of the Rubinisphaera margarita genome and encodes:
- a CDS encoding carboxypeptidase-like regulatory domain-containing protein, whose protein sequence is MNRLSRPFLVLIFLAASASCQGAETSSDVQELQWNVYLKNWQVLGPIAKPDQTASGLEVDFVENEAELKAGDAFFYNSKLYVWKKTDYHAIPLRNAFHTFGDKGYNAVAYAWTQFNSSSEQKAVLSVGYDDHFKAWLNGEVVGSGEENTAALIDQSLHEVTLRKGTNSLLIKVGQNVRGWEIMARLLPPDLKKPLLVIRAENSPNPAKLPPIRVELLDRQQRVRAVHYTSGGRPGSRASGQDAYYPLYAKEPTPPPAFVRYVVEEEGYAPTPQTVSWEQARNKETRLRMMSDRPLELVVVDRKSGEPLQNAQVWMRDKLLEPASDASGKIALPKLDPIDHQCWVVARGYAVERVGLKWPRTIQRVELQPGGKSLKGRALEPSGEPVAGVKVTSNTSEGYSPTVVTNERGEYELFGLPQSLTSIRPGFEAQGYIPFPYTQVDLTEAETTYDAILNPGATIKGVVTHQKTGQPLANVHLAVGEDRFGSNRSIEATTDAQGRYTLYGVPTGSCVVHAVSPEHAPEVKTTVAKQGEAASLDFQLIEGKPVTGRVVDIAGKPLSNVWIVTDTWSSYRVFNRQARTDADGNFTLPHMPDSPAETDILKQGYISVRNHVFRGGDTATIELKPEVVYTINIRDASNDGVIAGLNISIGRLWSGNPEYHWSSSEWETSRNYNAGTGTFTVTIDEPEQAEVAYRFRAPGYQDKVFQLPSEHKESRKIDIELEKAELFAGRIVEAESDHPIVGARICLVTPSDKFRTDYYVSYRSAWEYLDNGQYSGVVQTSDNRGEFHLTPPEHPETALLVTRQDGAFHFVPRLKALIAAHEQGDQRLVIPMPEPASLDGQILIGNEPLIGGQVKVHWEYPASFPPELREMFGVGGQVKTDGEGRFSFPALGVGRYAVQRVFSHHIGRYSTSQYLESTHVELTAGQKAQITLNRPPGITVRGRTLTTDGDPLDHSLISVSGVNDRYITIEMANSDGNGHFEIPHLAAGRYRFNATHYAPGSSMKADYTGIAVADLESGRAEDPIVIDMKPISVSGSKQRVTNKSLTGTLPHAVNLPAADTAEAFRLSDHWGSIVVICSASRWTFNSTEVLGKLESFANVPDVKLLTLYSGTQSDFEIASSESEIDLAGRVVFSDDIRSHPVLSHLPLGNNNALIVGRDGKLATEIVPLTSIDVASFATPVEEAESPSTARLTVTIEPPAGQMGPIAAELSFQAVDGEGKMVDLAEYHMTGETRQIDWVFLNIAVAKVRVTLAAPGIERQTQELSTIAAENEMTFRVSAPSRIKGTIDTSDVSQSIEGMRIRLYGWSTQSQIPLATDAQVDAEGRFEIPCYPGSYYILFVPLDNVVISEGALSVAVPDGGAAEPQRLTAVPAVDVVVKVSLDDGTPAEGAYVTGPQGVESRTDADGQVRMPNVRADGVSEMWAWHDQRYGSTSVDSPAAGDVVEIVIGQTPNQAVPSTEAAGRMLPMITVTKSDGEEIAWPRDARPRIVVIGELWRLDTQQMLDRARQSAAEQGLDLEVLSTDRSASVIDEWAQRLAGSGTVSMLDSSSLDNNSFWLLFPEARAFQVDGENRIVEQLFDERQPEESLEN